A DNA window from Deltaproteobacteria bacterium contains the following coding sequences:
- a CDS encoding MFS transporter has translation MPLLNPRLLVMFPLGFSSGLPLALTSGTLQAWLAVSGADMTTIGLFSLVGLPYTVKFLWSPLLDRFAPRGLGRRRGWILAFQVLLLIGICAMAAVGTGLPLLAAGLALLVAFSSASQDVAIDAYRTDVLRAPERGLGAAVSVTGYRTAMLVSGALALVLADRIGFESTYFLMAGAQALAIPAVVFGPEPERPASPPRDLAEAVIGPLRDLITRKGALAILALVVLYKLGDAFAGTLTTAFLIRGAGFTPTDVGAVTKGFGLIATIWGAFIGGGIMARIGLFPSLLLFGILQAVSNLGFFALSIAGRNYPLMIASIGFENLSGGMGTASFVAFLMSLCDHRYSATQYALLSALAAVGRVFVGPPSGYLVEALGWPVFFLLSTLAALPGLALLVRMRDAVGKAGTPAS, from the coding sequence ATGCCCCTGCTGAACCCCCGCCTCCTCGTCATGTTCCCGCTGGGTTTTTCCTCTGGGCTTCCCCTTGCCCTCACAAGCGGGACCCTTCAGGCATGGCTCGCTGTCTCAGGCGCAGACATGACCACCATCGGGCTCTTCTCCCTCGTGGGGCTGCCCTACACGGTGAAGTTCCTTTGGTCCCCCCTCCTCGACCGGTTTGCCCCCCGAGGTCTCGGAAGAAGAAGGGGCTGGATCCTCGCCTTCCAGGTCCTCCTCCTCATCGGGATCTGCGCCATGGCAGCCGTAGGCACGGGCCTTCCCCTTCTTGCCGCCGGTCTCGCCCTTCTCGTGGCCTTTTCCTCGGCCTCCCAGGACGTTGCCATCGACGCCTACCGGACGGATGTCCTGAGGGCTCCGGAACGTGGGCTCGGGGCCGCGGTCTCGGTCACGGGCTATCGGACCGCCATGCTCGTCTCCGGGGCCCTTGCCCTCGTGCTCGCTGACCGAATAGGATTCGAGTCCACATACTTCCTCATGGCCGGGGCGCAGGCCCTCGCCATCCCGGCTGTCGTCTTCGGCCCGGAACCGGAGAGACCGGCCTCCCCTCCCCGGGACCTCGCCGAGGCGGTAATCGGACCTCTCCGGGATCTCATCACGCGCAAGGGCGCCCTCGCCATCCTTGCCCTCGTCGTCCTCTACAAACTCGGAGACGCCTTCGCTGGGACCCTCACCACGGCCTTTCTCATTCGGGGCGCGGGCTTCACCCCGACCGACGTGGGCGCTGTCACCAAGGGCTTCGGGCTCATCGCCACCATCTGGGGGGCCTTCATCGGCGGTGGGATCATGGCCCGTATCGGCCTTTTCCCATCCCTCCTCCTCTTCGGTATCCTCCAGGCGGTCTCGAATCTGGGATTCTTCGCCCTTTCCATCGCCGGACGGAACTATCCCCTCATGATCGCATCAATCGGTTTCGAAAACCTCTCGGGAGGCATGGGGACGGCATCCTTCGTGGCCTTTCTCATGTCCCTATGCGACCACCGATACTCCGCGACCCAGTACGCCTTGCTTTCGGCCCTCGCGGCCGTGGGGAGGGTCTTCGTGGGACCGCCTTCGGGCTATCTCGTGGAGGCCTTGGGGTGGCCTGTCTTCTTCCTCCTCTCCACCCTGGCGGCCTTGCCAGGGCTCGCCCTCCTCGTGCGGATGCGGGATGCGGTCGGCAAGGCCGGCACTCCCGCGTCTTAG
- a CDS encoding NAD(P)H-hydrate dehydratase, protein MKLVTASEMRELDRRTIEEVGIPGMVLMENAGRAVAEIVRNDFPERVQKGVLVLAGPGNNGGDGFVAARHLAGMGFKVFLLVFSEEKAYRGDALANLAIARRLGLPMAECLSEDAVREHFARFAHAGVIVDALFGTGLAREVGGRFATAIRLANDASAPVVSVDMPSGISSDTGEALGCAVTAAVTATFGAMKLGLVLHPGAAHAGKVRVVDIGIPRRLVEEMGIRAEFLGMGTVSRLLRPRPETGHKGTFGHLLVFAGSRGKSGAATLAALGALRAGAGLVTVACPEGVQPVLAAKLTEAMTEGIPETGAGTASLSGLERLLRLMDRKRAVAMGPGIGLHEETRELVRRIMAEAPLPMVVDADALTAVGQDLALVSVSGHARVLTPHPGEMARLLGVTTPEVEADRVGAVRAAARGSGAVVVLKGARTIAAAPDGRIAVNSSGNSGMAAGGMGDVLTGLIGSLLAQGYGPWDAARLAVFAHGRAGDILAAEKGPFGYLAGEIADTLPAVWRSLDLGKQDISGMLPFVR, encoded by the coding sequence ATGAAACTCGTCACTGCTTCAGAGATGCGGGAACTCGACAGACGGACCATTGAAGAAGTGGGGATCCCCGGCATGGTCCTCATGGAAAACGCGGGCAGGGCCGTGGCTGAGATCGTCCGGAACGATTTTCCGGAGAGGGTCCAAAAGGGGGTTCTGGTCCTTGCCGGCCCTGGGAACAACGGCGGGGACGGCTTTGTTGCTGCCCGGCATCTCGCTGGCATGGGCTTCAAGGTCTTCCTGCTCGTTTTCTCGGAGGAAAAGGCCTACAGGGGGGACGCCCTTGCCAACCTCGCAATCGCCCGGCGCCTGGGCCTTCCCATGGCCGAATGCCTCTCAGAGGATGCGGTCCGGGAGCACTTTGCGCGGTTTGCACATGCTGGGGTCATAGTGGATGCCCTCTTTGGAACCGGGCTTGCCAGGGAAGTCGGAGGGAGGTTCGCCACTGCCATCAGGCTCGCAAACGATGCGTCCGCGCCGGTCGTCTCGGTGGATATGCCCTCTGGCATCTCCTCTGACACGGGCGAGGCCCTGGGATGCGCCGTCACTGCTGCGGTCACTGCCACCTTCGGGGCCATGAAACTGGGCCTTGTCCTCCATCCGGGCGCGGCCCATGCCGGCAAGGTCCGGGTCGTGGATATAGGGATTCCACGCCGCCTCGTCGAGGAAATGGGGATTCGGGCCGAGTTTCTCGGGATGGGGACGGTCTCCAGACTCCTCCGGCCCCGACCTGAGACAGGCCACAAGGGGACCTTCGGCCATCTCCTTGTTTTCGCCGGCTCCCGGGGCAAGTCTGGCGCCGCAACACTCGCAGCCCTCGGGGCCCTTCGTGCCGGGGCCGGGCTCGTGACAGTGGCCTGCCCTGAAGGGGTCCAGCCGGTCCTTGCTGCCAAACTCACCGAGGCCATGACAGAAGGCATCCCGGAGACCGGGGCGGGGACGGCCTCCCTCTCCGGTCTTGAACGGCTCCTCCGGCTGATGGACAGGAAAAGGGCCGTGGCCATGGGCCCAGGGATCGGTCTTCACGAGGAGACCCGTGAGCTCGTCCGCCGTATAATGGCCGAGGCGCCTCTCCCCATGGTTGTGGATGCGGACGCCCTGACCGCCGTGGGTCAGGACCTGGCCCTCGTCTCTGTGTCCGGGCATGCCCGTGTCCTCACCCCCCATCCTGGGGAGATGGCCCGGCTCCTTGGGGTAACAACCCCGGAGGTGGAGGCGGACAGGGTCGGTGCCGTGCGCGCGGCCGCAAGAGGATCGGGCGCTGTGGTGGTCCTGAAGGGCGCCCGGACCATTGCCGCAGCCCCTGACGGACGGATCGCCGTCAACTCGAGCGGAAATTCGGGAATGGCCGCTGGAGGCATGGGAGACGTCCTCACCGGCCTCATCGGCTCCCTCCTCGCCCAAGGCTATGGGCCATGGGATGCGGCGCGCCTTGCGGTCTTTGCCCACGGCCGAGCCGGTGACATCCTTGCCGCCGAAAAGGGGCCGTTCGGGTATCTGGCCGGTGAAATCGCGGATACCCTTCCGGCCGTCTGGAGATCCCTTGACCTTGGGAAACAGGACATTTCAGGGATGCTGCCGTTCGTCCGATAG
- the hisA gene encoding phosphoribosylformimino-5-aminoimidazole carboxamide ribotide isomerase yields the protein MRFRPCIDLHGGKVKQIVGSTLDDHAPANLKENFVSELPPAHYARLFRRDGLAGGHVIMLGPGNEEAAVEALAAWPGGFHVGGGITLENARSWLDKGASKVIVTSYVFSGGHLQEERLAAISRHVGKDRLVLDLSCRRGPLGYHIVTDRWQKFTDVVISPATLDHLARYCDEFLVHGADVEGKCLGVEKPLVVLLGEAAPIPTTYAGGIASMEDVKLVRELGRDRLDITVGSALDIFGGTGIRYDELVAFLKPR from the coding sequence ATGAGATTTCGTCCCTGCATAGACCTCCACGGCGGCAAGGTGAAGCAGATCGTGGGCTCCACCCTGGACGACCACGCCCCGGCAAATCTCAAGGAAAACTTCGTCTCCGAACTCCCGCCTGCCCATTACGCAAGGCTCTTTCGCCGGGACGGCCTTGCCGGAGGCCATGTCATAATGCTAGGGCCGGGAAACGAGGAGGCGGCCGTGGAGGCCCTCGCCGCCTGGCCCGGTGGGTTCCACGTGGGTGGCGGGATCACCCTTGAGAACGCCAGATCCTGGCTCGACAAGGGGGCCAGCAAGGTCATCGTCACGTCGTACGTCTTTTCGGGCGGACACCTTCAGGAAGAAAGGCTTGCCGCCATCTCCCGGCATGTAGGCAAAGATCGCCTTGTCCTGGATCTGAGCTGCAGGCGCGGTCCCTTAGGATATCATATCGTTACGGACCGGTGGCAGAAATTCACGGACGTGGTGATCTCGCCAGCGACCCTCGATCATCTTGCCAGATACTGCGACGAGTTTCTCGTCCATGGGGCGGACGTGGAAGGAAAATGCCTGGGTGTGGAGAAACCCCTCGTCGTCCTGCTCGGGGAGGCTGCGCCCATCCCCACCACCTATGCCGGCGGGATCGCTTCCATGGAGGACGTGAAACTTGTGCGGGAACTCGGCCGCGACCGCCTCGACATCACGGTGGGAAGCGCCCTCGACATCTTCGGAGGCACGGGTATCCGATACGACGAGCTTGTGGCCTTCCTGAAGCCCCGGTGA